The window ATAAGGAGAGGACTGTAACCGGGGCCTTCTCTTTTCCTGAAAGTTGCAGACACTGAAGCTGtgatcctccctctcctctcctgtccTGACTGCTTATAGCAATGAGGAGAGGACTGTAACCTGAGCCTTCTCTTGTCCTGAACGTTGCAGACACTGAAGCTGtgatcctccctctcctctcctgtccTGACTGCTTATAGCAATGAGGAGAGGACTGTAACCTGAGCCTTCTCTTGTTCTGACTTCTGTAGACACTGAAGCTGtgatcctccctctcctctcctgtccTGACTGACTATAGCAATGAGGAGTGGACTGTAACCTGAGCCTTCTCTTGTTCTGACTTCTGCAGACACTGAAGCTGtgatcctccctctcctctcctgtccTGACTGCCTCTAGTGATGAGGAGATGACCGTAACCAGAGCCTTCTCTTGTCCTAAAAGTTGCAGACCCTAAAGCTGTGATCCTCCCTCTCCTCTTCTGTACTGACTGCCTATAGTGATGAGAGGACTGTAACTTGAGCCATCCCTTGTCCTGACCTCTGCAGACACTGAAGCTGTGATCGTCCCTCTCCTCTCCTGACTGCTTATAGCAATGAGGAGAGGACTGTTACCGGAACCATCACTTGTCCTGAACGTTGCGGACACTGAAGCTGTGATCCTCCCTCTCCTGTCCTGACTGACTATAGCAATGAGGAGTGGACTATAACTGGAGCCATCCCTTGTCCTGAACGTTGCGGACACTGAAGCTGtgatcctccctctcctctcctgtccTGACTGCCTATAGTGATGTGGCGAGGACTGTAACCGGAGCCATCCCTTGTCCTGAACGTTGCGGACACTGAAGCTGTGATCCTccctctcctcttctgtcctgaCTGCCTCTAGTGATGAGGAGAGGACTGTAACCGGAGCCATCCCTTGTCCTGAACGTTGAGGACACTGAAGCTGTGATCCTCCCTCTCCTGTCCTGACTGACTATAGCAATGAGGAGTGGACTATAACTGGAGCCATCCCTTGTCCTGAACGTTGCGGACACTGAAGCTGtgatcctccctctcctctcctgtccTGACTGCCTATAGTGATGTGGCGAGGACTGTAACCGGAGCCATCCCTTGTCCTGAACGTTGCGGACACTGAAGCTGTGATCCTccctctcctcttctgtcctgaCTGCCTCTAGTGATGAGGAGAGGACTGTAACCGGAGCCATCCCTTGTCCTGAACGTTGCGGACACTGAAGCTGtgatcctccctctcctctcctgtccTGACTGCTTATAGCAATGAGGAGAGGACTGTAACTTGAGCCTTCTTTTGTCCTGAACGTTGTAGACACTGAAGCTCtgatcctccctctcctctcctgtccTGACTGCCTCTAGTGATGTGGAGAGGACTGTAACCTGAGCCTTCTCTTGTTCTGACTTCTGCAGACACTGAAGCTGtgatcctccctctcctctcctgtccTGACTGCCTATAGTGATGTGGCGAGGACTATATCCAGAGCCATTCCTTGTCCTGAACGTTGCGGACACTGAAGTTGtgatcctccctctcctctcctgcacTGACTGCCTATAGTGATGTGGAGAGGACTGTAACCGGAGCCATCCCTTGTCCTGAACGTTGCGGACACTGAAGCTGtgatcctccctctcctctcctctcctgtcctaACTGCTTATAGCAATGAGGAGAGGACTGTAACCGGAGCCTTCTCTTGTCCTGACCCCTGCAGACACTGAGGCTGtgatcctccctctcctcccctgtCCTGACTGCCTCTAGTGATGTGGAGAGGACTGTAACCGGAGCCATCCCTTGTCCTGAACGTTGCAGACACTGAAACTGtgatcctccctctcctctcctctcctgtcctgACTGCTTATAGCAATGAGGAGAGGACTGTAACCGGAGCCTTCTCTTGTCCTGACCCCTGCAGACACTACCGCTGTGATTCTGCCCATGTCAGATCCGTTGACCCCTGGGTCTTTATCTCCTCCATGCACTGTTTTTCTGCACATGAAGAGGTATCATCATGACCTGAGATATTAGATGTTGGCTTCTTTCATTCTTGTGGCCTCCAGATCACATTTCCAGTATAAGTCAGTAATTCTCTGATCTGAAGTATCTCTGGGACTATTGTGACACCAGAGGACCATGAATGTCTCTCGTCACTTCAGTCTCCTTGAGTATTTAGTGTATGAGCAGAGTTCCTCGTGGCTGTGGAGAGATGGGCTTCTGTGGCGTACTTCTTAGCTCTCTCTTCAGCTGACTCTGTTGTCTCCTTTTCTGTAGACTCTTCTGGTCAGGGTTGTCTTCAGTGCACATGTTcttgtcttaaggccctgtcacacacagagataaatctgcggcagatctgtggttgcagtgaaattgtggacaatcagtggcaggtttgtggctgtgcacaaatggaacaatatgtccatgatttcactgcaaccacagatctgccaaagattcatcttggtgtgtgacagggcctttagttctcCTCTCGGATCTGCAGTTTCTTATAGTTCACTTTCTTTCTCACTCTTTGCAGTTCTGGGTTCTGTCCTCTCTTCCAGCTCCCATCCTCCTCTTATCTGCTCATCAGGAATCTGTTCCAATTTGAGGTAATACTTGATATAGCGTTTCAGCTGCAGACCCTTTTTGTGATGCTCTCTGAATATGTGTTCTGTTGTTTCTGCCAGGTCAAGGAGACTCTGAGAAAGTGAAGCAATTGGAGGACAAGGTGCAACGTCTGACCAAGGATCTGCAGAGCTTGCAATCTACAATGCAGGGGATGAATGAGAAATTCCAGTCTGAGATACGCCTGACTGTGGAAAATGTGTTGAATGGGAAGCAACCAGCAGATTCTGCCTCCAGCCAGTCCGACATGTCCGAAAAGATAAATGACATTCAAACCCTCCTGACAAGTCTGGACAGAAAAGTGAAGGACCATGATCAAGAGCTCGGAAACCTGAACCACCAACAGCCTCCTGGCAGTTCGGGTATCACAACAGATCTTAGAGGAGACATCCTACTAGAGGTGGAAAGGAGGATGAAGCAGTCATGTTCGGCCTGCATCTCCGGGGTGGAAAGCTTCCGTAATCAACACAATGAGGACCAGGACCGTATACGGGGTCTAGAGAAACTTATCAACTCTGTAGACCAGAGAAACAGAGAAGCTGTTCAAAACATCCAGTCACATGTGGTGGAGATGACAACACGGCTCCCAAAGGACTGCTGCATGGAAGTCGCTGATCTACGCAGAAAAGTAGGTGATGCAGAGAGGAAAGCTGACACCTTGTCTGGATCTGTGGTTGCCCTCACTGTCCGTTTAGATAATAAACTAGGGGACAGTAACAACAATGAGATCAGCCAGGGAAGCACTAATCTGAATAGCCGCCTATCTGACATTGAGGGGCGAATGAACACCACAAGAAGAACCTTGGAGGAACATTATTACCACTACAGAGACGAGCTGAAAAAATATTTCCAGGATGAGATCGATACACTTAGAGATGACTTCAAGAATCGCATCCAAGGCAATGACTACAAAGTCAACATTCTGCTCTCTGAGCTGGGCAACAGTTCTGGATTTCGGGACCTTATAGAGCAGAAGATGCTGGATTTCTCCCATGATATTAACTCCCTGAAAGATCGGGTTGGAAAGAATGAGGATCGCATTAGTAAATTTGGTGAAGATGTGAGGATTCTCAGCAGCCAAGTGACCAGCTCCATCCACCAGTGCAGGGACCAATGCAGCAAGCAGACTTCAGACGTGACTGAAGCCATCTCTGACTTGGAGAACCGGGTGAAGCAGAACACAGACCAGATCGAGACTATCCATTCTGATCTTATCGATGTGAGAGAATCGGGCATAAAAATGCACGGGACTATCAATGACCTGGAAGATGAGCTGACCAATATGAAGACCTCTGTGAATACCAATGGAGACTCTTATTCAAAGTTATTCAGTGACCTCAAAGATGCCCAAGACAGATTCACGACCACCATCCTGGACGATCTGGACAGGTTTGATATGAACATTGCTCAGTATCAGAATGACACTAATGGAAAGATGCTTGACATGGAGAATGATATTGCCTCCCTTACAAAGATGATACAGTTTGACTACAGGAGCTGTGGTCAGGTGTGCTCCAACCTGCAGGAGGAAGTGGGCAAGTTGAAGGAGCAGGTGGCAGAGTGCACCGCCACCTGCCAGGCTATGCACAAGAAAGCCGAGGAGGGCCTAAGTGGCTCCAGCAAACCTCTTGATGGTTTCACTGTCTTTGGAGGAAGCTCTAGTGGAGAACTGAAGCATTTACAGGGTGAACTTTCTAACATCATTGTGACCTTCACATCCTTGAATGACAGTGTTAAAGATCTGCAAGAAAGTGTGGAGAAACATGAGACGGACATCCATGACTTGGGGACAACCAAGCACAAGCTTATCTCAGAGATTAATAAACTTCAGGAGGAGGTGACTGAGCACATCAAAGACAACACTGAAAAAATTCTCCTCTTCCAGAAAGAAATCAATAGTTTTGGCAGCATGGTGATAGAGGAGAGCCAAGAGTGTCGGCGTTCTTCTGGAGGATTGGAGGAGCGAGTCTCAAAGCTGGAGAATGTCTGTCTTAAACTGGATTCAGTCTCTAGTAGCTTAAGTAAGATAAAGGAAACCCTAAATAACCATGTGTCTGGCCTGTGGAACTGTGTGCATGAGATGAACAGCACCCTGAGGACTCACACCGCCTGGTTCGATAAACTTCACAATAAGCAGCTCAGTGGCATCAATGGCCGATTGAACACTCTCAACAGCTCCATGCTGATCCTCTCCTCTGAGTTCCAGAACTTCACACTCCAGGACTTTATGGGTAAGACACGGTTGTTACATAGCTACATAGTTAAAATGGTTGATAAAAAATCCTTAACGATCATCCGAGGGATGAGGGACAACCAAGGGAAGGTGGACGTGCAACCACCATGCATGATCTGCCCCAGAAGAGCTCACCTGTTCCTCCCGATACGGATTGTCCATGCACTTTACAGAACATTCAGAAAACAACTTTACACATTTCTGTATCGTATATGACAATATTCTGCTGGCTTTCCCAGCTGCTGATTGACATTGTGCAGTTATCTAGTCTGTGATCTCCATGCACACCCAGATaattctctacaagtgactctcctagtctgTATATACTTCTGTATATATCCACAGCTCCCCTCTGTAGTCACACAGtctctatatactatatatccacagcTCCCCTCTGTAGTCTCAGTCTGTATATACTACTGTATATATCCACAGCTCCCTCTGTAGTCACACAGtcggtatatactatatatccacagcTCCCCTCTGTAGTCACacggtctgtatatactatatatccacagcTCCCCTCTGTAGTCACacggtctgtatatactatatatccacagcTACTCTCTGTAGTCACATGGtcggtatatactatatatccacagcTCCCCTCTGTAGTCACATGATCTGTGTATACTATACATCCACAGCCCCCCTCTGTAGTCACatggtctgtatatactatatatatacagctcCCCTCTGTAGTCACacggtctgtatatactatatatccacagcCCCCCTCTGTAGTCACatggtctgtatatactatatatacacagctccCTTCTGTAGTCACATGATCTGTGTATACTATACATCCACAGCCCCCCTCTGTAGTCACacggtctgtatatactatatatacacagctccCTCTGTAGTCACatggtctgtatatactatatatacacagctccCCTCTGTAGTCACACGGTCTGTTTATACTATATATCCACAGCCCCCCTCTGTAGTCACatggtctgtatatactatatatacacagctccCCTCTGTAGTCACATGATCTGTGTATACTATAATCACTCGGTCATACACCGGCCTTGGTCCTACCTTGCACAGCTTATACTTGGTTCCTGTGTAGACCCTTGGCACTTTGTCTCCCGTCTTTATGGACTTCATGCCAGTACCATTCATTATTTCTGATGTAGGAGAGCTCTCAGTTTGGACGACCCTGTTAGGTTTTGAGCCATTTTAGCTTTGATTTAAGGCATTAGAGTTGAAGAACACAATATATTGTTAGAGATGGAGGAATCAGCTTACTTCCGATGTAACTGGAAAAGTGTCTGCTCAGAGTGAGGTTTATTGACAACTTGTGGAATATAATAATCCGATCACAATTATAGATGGCAGCCACTTGCAGGCCCCACATGTCAAGATTCAACATGATCATTAACTAGAACATTCTGTATCAGGACCCCCAGGTCTACCAGGTCCTCCAGGGCCAATTGGGAAAACAGGACCTCAAGGACCACGAGGGCCACAGGGACCACCTGGGCAAGATGGAGTTCCTGGAAAGCAAGGACCTATTGGACCACCAGGTGAGAATACATTTGAGGGGAAATATGTAAGTACTATGTACAGTATCTGATAGGGTCTTTGTGGAGCTGGTGTATTTTTTGGTATTAGGGTCATGAGTTAATGGGCTAGGTCATAATTATTATTAAGAATCTTGGGTTAGAGTCAAGGGTTTGGGGTCATTATCGTTGTGGGATATGTGCATGGGTTGTGGTCATGGGCTGGGGTCATAGGTTAGAGCCATGGGCTGTACGTTAAAGTTATATGTCACTAAATATGCGACCATCTCCCAAAAGCCTCAATATTATTACACAGAGAGGTCAGAGGATCCCATTATCAGCTGTATGTTCTCTTGTATTGATATTACTCatacctctatgtctgtgtctgagaGATATCTGCTTCAGTTACATTCTATATTTTCTTTCAATTTTATAGGCCTTCAAGGAGAACAAGGTGAGATGGATATCCTACGTATCTAATATAAAGGTTGTAATTCAAGAATTCAGGAAAGAGAATGATAGATTTAATTACCCTTATAATATTACATCCATGGACAGGAGATCAGTGGATGTCTCCACTAGATCGTTACATTCATGGCCAAGAGATCAGAAGATATCTCCAACAGATCATTACATCCATGGCCAGGGGATCAAAAGATATCTCCACCAGATCATTACATCCATGGCCAAGAGATCAGAAGATATCTCCACCAGGTCATTACATTCATGGCCAGGAGATCAGAAGATATCTACACCAGATCATTATATCCATGGCCAGGAGATCAGAAGATATCTCCACCAGATCATTACATCCATGGCCAGGAGATCAGAAGATATCTCCACCAGATCATTTCATCCATAAATAGGAGATCAGTAGATGTCTCCATTAGAATATTACATCCATGGACAGGAGATTAGCAGATACCTCCACTAGAACATTACATCCATGAACAGGAGATCAGGAGATATCTCCACTAGATCATTACATCCATGGACAGGAGATCAGCAGATATCTCCACTAGATCATTACATCCATGGACAGGAGATCAGCAGATATCTAcactagattattattattatatccatGGGCAGTAGATCATCAGATTTATCCACTAGATCATTACATCCATGGCCAGGAGATCAGAAGATATCTCCACCAGATCATTACATCCATAAACAGGAGATCAGTAGATGTCTCCACTAGAACATTACATCCATGGACAGGAGATTAGCAGATGCCTCCACTAGAACATTACATCCGTGGACATGAGATCAGTAGATATCTCCACTAGAACATTACATCCATGGCCAGGAGATCATGAGATGTATCCACTAGATCATAATATCCATGGACAAGAGATCAGTAGATATCTGCACTAGATCATTACATCCATGGACAGGAGATCAGCAGATGTCTCCACTAGTTCATTACATCCAGGGACAGGAGATCAGTAGATATCTCCACTAGAACATTACATCCATGGCCAGGGAATCAGTAGATGTCTCCACTAGAACATTACATCCAGGGACAGGAGATCAGTAGATATCTCCACTAGATCATTACATCCATGGACAGGTGATCAGCAGATGTCTCCACTAGATCATTATATCCATGGGCAGGAGATCATGAGATGTATCCACTAGATCATAATATCCATGGACAGGAGATCCGTGGATATCTCCACTAGATCATTACATCCATGGACAGGAGATCAGTAGATATCTCCACTAGATCATTACATCCATGGACAGGAGATCAGCAGATGTCTCCAGTAGCTTATTATATCCATGGACAGGGTAACGGCAGATATCACCAGTAGATCATTATATCCATGGACAGGAGATCAGCAGATCTCACCACCATCAATACTTGATGAAGATATTCTGGTAGATATCAGACATTACCGGGGAGCTCATCCGTATGGACGATGGTGAAATGATTGTGTTTTTATCCGTGCTCTGTAGTATTTCTATGTTTGTGATTTCAGGTCCTATCGGATTACTACCAGACGTCCCTTACATCTCCTTCTCAGCTGCTCTCACCTACCCACTAACAGAGCCTGGGACCATAGTATTTGACAAACTCTTGGTGAATGATGGAAACGCCTATGACGCATCCTCTGGTGAGCAATGGCTTCCTCTTGTAGAACAAAGGCCTCGTGTAAGGTTATAGTGTCCAGACCCAACATCAGCAACCACTATATTTATCCTCCCAGTACGGCAATCCCAATGTCTATTCCATCTCCTGCTAGTCTAGACATTGGGGCCACCAGAAGTGGGATGTGTAACCTACTGATCATTTTGCTTTCGCTTCCCATTTTATTTGATGTTCCTGAGTGGGCGGCTCATCCTGTTGTAATGTAAGAGTTGTTATATATTAACTTTACCAATTACCTGCCTCCTCTTATGGTGCCTCCTTTTCAATCCAAAGGCGTAAAgaaaagctgcagctgcatccccctcctaccCATCTGCTCTTTACTGTACTACCCTTACACAGATGTTTGGTTAGTGAGGAGGTTTGTGAGCATTTGTAGAGATCTGGTGTGTAAGAAGAGAAAGCTAAAGATGGAGGAGGTCATGTTCTGTAGGGCTTAAGGCTGGAATTGGGCTACAGACAGCAGGTAGGGAATTACAGGCCTGAGGCAGGGGGGGTTACATTCGGTAGGACTTCAGGCAGGAATGAGCCTACAGACTTCATGCAGGGACAGGGATACAGACTTTAGCTACAAGCTTCCGGGCTACAGACTTTAGGCAGAGAGGTGGCTACAGACTTCAGGGAGGGGGCTACGGGCTTCAGGCACAGAAGGGGCTATGGGCTTCAGGCAGGAAGGGGGCTACAGACTTCAGGCAGGAAGGGGGCTACAGACTTCAGGGAGGGGGCTACTGCCTTCAGGCAGGGAAGAGGCTATGGGATTCAAGCAGGAAGGGGGCTACAGACTTCAGGCAGGAAGGGGGCTACAGACTTCAGGTAGGAAAGAGACTATTGCCTTAAGGCAGAAAGGAACTTTGGCCTTCAGGCAGGAAGGGGGCTACAGACATAAGGCAGGGAAAGGaactatggccttcatggaaggaaGGGGACTACAGACTTCAGGTAGGAAGGGGACTATGGCCTTCAGGCAGGAAGGGGGCTACAGACTTCAGGTAGGAAAGGGGCTATGACCTTCAAGCAGGAAGGGGGCTACAGACTTCAGGTAGGAAGGGGACTGTGGCCTTCAGGCAGGAAGGGGGCTACAGACTTCAGGTAGGAAGGGGACTATGGCCTTCAGGCAGGAATGGGGCTACAGACTTCAGGCAGGAAGGAGACTGCGGCCTTCAGGCAAGGAAGGGGGCTACAGACTTCAGGTAGGAAGGGGACTATGGCCTTCAGGCAGGAAGGGGGCTACAGACTTCAGGCAGGAAGGAGACTGCGGCCTTCAGGCAGGAATGGGGCTACAGACTTCAGGCAGGAAGGAGACTGCGGCCTTCAGGCAGGAATGGGGCTACAGACTTCAGGCAGGAAGGAGACCGCAGCCTTCAGGCAAACATGGTGTTACAAATTGCAGGGAGAAGAAGCTTCAGGCAGCATAGAGGAAAGGGGGGCTATCAGCAGTAAACAGGGCTATAATCAGGGCAGAGGGGCtctgggcagggaaagtagggctACATGCTGTAAACATGAGGAGGGAGTCAGACATCTCTGTCTGATTGACGTTATAGTGTCACATTGATCTCAGTTTTCATAATTTTTCAATCCTCTATTCATTAAGTTAATGAAGAGGATTATGATGGATCCTGTAACAAAACCCTGATGTTGACAGATCCTGGAGGAGACTGGACATGCGTCTTGTCATCAGTGACCTCAATCACATAGAAGTGATACTCTCAATCATCATCCTCGGAGCTTCTGACTTCATATTAACCACGTCTGTTCTGTAATAACCCCCCTTTCTTTCGGCAGGTATATTCACGGCACCGGTAGCGGGACGTTATTACTTCAGCGCGATTTTAACTGGCTACAAAGATGAGAAAATTGAAGCCGTCTTGTCGAAGTCAAACACAGGTATCGCCCGCGTGGACTCGGCAGGATACCAGCCTGAGGGCCTCGAAAAGAAGCCTCATTTAGAAAACAAGACCCCTCCTGGCTCACTGGCGGTCTTCAACATCATCCTGCAGCTGACTGCTGGGGACACCATCTGTATTGACCTGGTGACTGGGCGTCTGGCCTTTTCTGATGAGCCCCTGACTATATTTAATGGATTTCTCCTATATGAGGCAGAAGCAGAGCTGGACTAGACCACATTGGTTCCTCCTGAGGAGCTCGTTCTCTGATTAAGAGGAAGGACACTGACTTTTCAATCTTCAGTCTGAATTCTGTTTAGCTGAAAGCTTGAGAAGAATTTGGGGGGACTTTGTACACTCAGATACTGGGCCCTGGAGAGCTGCATCGGGCCTGTGATATCAGTACTATCACCACATTGTACCTCACTTATCCAGTTACCACCATAATAAAACCACTTACAGatcccatcaccagcactcccaCAACTCACATCCAAGAAGCAGTGACTGGCTGTTCATGTACCCATGTGATCCCCAATGCATAGCTCTGCCATCTTCTCTCAGTGGTCAGTTATCGCTAGCGTCCTGCCATGGGGACATCTCATAATGTGAGGACGATCAATAGGTGTCACACTGAGGGGGGGGCAACATTCTTGTGTGAGACCATCTGCATGGAAACATCTAATCTTAAGAGGGCTTTCCAATGATTTTTATGTCCCTTCAATCCTGGAGGGTCAGCAGCCAGTAACCGCCAGAGATAGCCACGTTGGTGACTGTACTGGAACATCATTCAATTGTGAACGCGTGTCTGGTAGTTGAAGAGAAAGGGGTCCTCTCAACTGTGACGTTAGTGGGGTACCTGGGTCCTCAGAAGTGACATTAGTGGGGTACCTGGGTACTCATGTGACATTAGTGGGGTATTTGGTTCCTCGGATGTGACATTAGTGGGGTACTTGGTTCCTCGGATGTGACATTAGTGGGGTACTTGGTTCCTCAGATGTGACATTAGTGGGGTACCTGGGTCCCAGACACATCGTTTGTCATCAGAAATCTCCTTTTCCATATTGATAGTGAGAAGTCGAGAATATTGGCGGTTTGCTCCTGTGCCTGAACAGTCATGTATTGTGATAAGTTACACAGCCATCACGGAAGGTTTTCATCTTGCCTGATTAGAAGACCCTGAATCACTTGTACAACACCCCAAATCCAGATCTGAGCACCCCACATCCACCTGCACCCTGCAGAATACTCTATTTATGTATTTATAAAGCAGCATGGGCCAC is drawn from Anomaloglossus baeobatrachus isolate aAnoBae1 chromosome 3, aAnoBae1.hap1, whole genome shotgun sequence and contains these coding sequences:
- the EMILIN1 gene encoding EMILIN-1, encoding MSLPLITFIMLAMNRLNMFYFLTYLLYISGVYATNYPPRYNLYSGGTAPQGQVMTAQGVTQAQNGLRAASRHRNWCAYVVTRTVTCMVEDGVEAYVKPEYQPCVWGQIQCPRTVLYRSYMRPRYKIAYKTVSDMEWKCCHGYSGDDCNEGPTNGAHVTTTRPRPRPVRPNLSGSNGGSHLTGSGGQGDSEKVKQLEDKVQRLTKDLQSLQSTMQGMNEKFQSEIRLTVENVLNGKQPADSASSQSDMSEKINDIQTLLTSLDRKVKDHDQELGNLNHQQPPGSSGITTDLRGDILLEVERRMKQSCSACISGVESFRNQHNEDQDRIRGLEKLINSVDQRNREAVQNIQSHVVEMTTRLPKDCCMEVADLRRKVGDAERKADTLSGSVVALTVRLDNKLGDSNNNEISQGSTNLNSRLSDIEGRMNTTRRTLEEHYYHYRDELKKYFQDEIDTLRDDFKNRIQGNDYKVNILLSELGNSSGFRDLIEQKMLDFSHDINSLKDRVGKNEDRISKFGEDVRILSSQVTSSIHQCRDQCSKQTSDVTEAISDLENRVKQNTDQIETIHSDLIDVRESGIKMHGTINDLEDELTNMKTSVNTNGDSYSKLFSDLKDAQDRFTTTILDDLDRFDMNIAQYQNDTNGKMLDMENDIASLTKMIQFDYRSCGQVCSNLQEEVGKLKEQVAECTATCQAMHKKAEEGLSGSSKPLDGFTVFGGSSSGELKHLQGELSNIIVTFTSLNDSVKDLQESVEKHETDIHDLGTTKHKLISEINKLQEEVTEHIKDNTEKILLFQKEINSFGSMVIEESQECRRSSGGLEERVSKLENVCLKLDSVSSSLSKIKETLNNHVSGLWNCVHEMNSTLRTHTAWFDKLHNKQLSGINGRLNTLNSSMLILSSEFQNFTLQDFMGPPGLPGPPGPIGKTGPQGPRGPQGPPGQDGVPGKQGPIGPPGLQGEQGPIGLLPDVPYISFSAALTYPLTEPGTIVFDKLLVNDGNAYDASSGIFTAPVAGRYYFSAILTGYKDEKIEAVLSKSNTGIARVDSAGYQPEGLEKKPHLENKTPPGSLAVFNIILQLTAGDTICIDLVTGRLAFSDEPLTIFNGFLLYEAEAELD